In Elaeis guineensis isolate ETL-2024a chromosome 1, EG11, whole genome shotgun sequence, a genomic segment contains:
- the LOC105061091 gene encoding uncharacterized protein: MKVPMGPPPSQNPNPSPEPPIADQTLGEDAQTSAQDGARAEETSAPAADSVQEEPEKPSSSPDPNPKSDSSGSQRGKLAVPYSIPPWSERPGYPFFLEVLKNGTVIEQLDVSSKGAYMFGRIDLCDFVLEHSSISRFHAVLQFKKDGEAFLYDLGSTHGTFINKMQVKKKVYTEVHVGDVIRFGLSMRLYVFQGPSELMPPEGDLEKIRSAKIREELLDREASLLRARVEASLADGISWGMAEDAPEEAPENGSDEVTWQTYKGQLTERQEKTRGKIIKRMEKVANMRKEIDAIRAKDIAQGGLTQGQQTQIARNEQRMSQIMEELESLEETLNESIQESIGARAKKVVHGRKKGNAEDEDDMLSDDDDDEFYDRTKKKPSTRKSGEEKSVETADTLLNKKDTIINEREKMKELLIKEREKLEPNNENTTEGADDLDAYMSGLSSQLVRDKVIQMEKELSDLQTELDKIMYLLRIADPMGEAARKRDVKAQASKSRSSTNILKQPSSVQKQVTTPKKLSTSSQPEETSHSTQAVRHTEEGKDACKEKSNGAPAFASMKPQWLGAKRDMEPEENKIVEARLDESDNFIDYKDRKKALASVDDGQEIERAAPGLIIRKRKPTDEPGVTIDKAPKVDGLPSSEPDMSAADAVALLLKHKRGCFAMDDGLEQNRQLQSEGQAGKEMSQSKRVLGPSRPAFLDSSPDYESWMPPEGQTGDGRTSLNDRLGY; the protein is encoded by the exons ATGAAGGTTCCCATGGGTCCTCCCCCTTCTCAAAACCCTAATCCTAGCCCTGAGCCCCCGATTGCCGATCAAACCCTTGGCGAGGACGCGCAGACCAGCGCCCAGGATGGAGCTCGCGCGGAGGAGACCAGTGCGCCGGCCGCGGACTCAGTCCAGGAGGAACCCGAAAAACCTAGCAGTAGCCCGGATCCTAACCCTAAATCTGATTCCTCGGGATCCCAACGTGGGAAATTGGCGGTTCCTTACTCGATTCCTCCGTGGAGCGAGCGCCCCGGCTACCCTTTCTTCCTCGAGGTCCTCAAGAATGGCACCGTCATCGAACAATTGGACGT GTCTTCTAAAGGGGCCTACATGTTTGGACGTATAGATCTATGTGATTTTGTGCTGGAACATTCAAGTATTTCTCGATTCCATGCAG TTCTGCAGTTCAAAAAAGATGGTGAAGCTTTTCTTTATGATCTTGGTAGCACGCATGGCACCTTCATCAACAAAATGCAG GTAAAGAAGAAGGTGTATACAGAAGTCCATGTTGGTGATGTAATTCGATTTGGCCT CTCCATGCGTTTATATGTTTTTCAAGGACCATCTGAATTAATGCCACCG GAGGGTGATTTGGAGAAAATACGGAGTGCTAAGATTCGAGAAGAGTTGCTTGATCGTGAAGCTTCGCTTTTACGTGCAAGGGTTGAAGCTTCTCTTGCAGATGGTATCTCATGGGGAATGGCTGAGGATGCACCTGAAGAAGCTCCAGAG AATGGTTCAGATGAAGTAACATGGCAAACATACAAAGGGCAGCTTACTGAGAGGCAAGAGAAGACTCGTGGAAAAATCATAAAAAGAATGGAAAAG GTTGCAAATATGAGGAAAGAGATAGATGCTATTCGTGCAAAAGACATTGCTCAGGGAGGCCTAACTCAAGGTCAACAAACACAGATTGCTCGAAATGAACAGAGAATGTCACAG ATTATGGAGGAGTTAGAGAGCCTGGAAGAGACTTTGAATGAGAGCATTCAAGAAAGTATTGGTGCACGTGCTAAAAAGGTAGTCCATGGCAGGAAGAAAGGAAATGCTGAGGATGAAGATGACATGTTGAG tgatgatgatgatgatgagttCTATGACCGGACAAAGAAGAAGCCTTCCACCCGCAAATCTGGTGAAGAGAAGTCAGTTGAAACAGCCGATACTCTTCTCAACAAAAAGGACACCATTATTAATGAAAGGGAGAAGATGAAAGAGTTGCtcataaaagagagagagaaacttgaACCAAACAATGAGAACACTACAGAAGGCGCAGATGACCTTGACGCATACATGAGTGGGTTGTCATCTCAACTAG TGCGTGACAAAGTCATACAaatggagaaggaactgtctgaTCTTCAAACCGAGTTGGACAAGATAATGTATTTGCTGAGAATTGCTGATCCAATGGGAGAAGCTGCTCGGAAAAGAGATGTGAAAGCACAAGCATCCAAGTCCAGATCCAGTACTAACATCCTGAAACAGCCTTCATCTGTGCAAAAGCAGGTCACCACGCCTAAAAAGCTTTCCACAAGTTCACAACCTGAGGAAACTTCCCATTCGACACAAGCAGTGCGGCATACTGAAGAAGGTAAAGATGCTTGCAAAGAGAAAAGTAATGGAGCACCTGCATTTGCTTCCATGAAACCTCAGTGGCTTGGTGCAAAAAGGGACATGGAACCAGAGGAGAACAAAATAGTAGAAGCTCGTTTAGATGAGTCAGACAATTTTATCGATTACAAAGATAGGAAAAAGGCTCTTGCCTCAGTTGATGATGGTCAGGAGATTGAACGTGCAGCTCCTGGTCTTATCATAAGGAAACGTAAGCCCACTGATGAGCCTGGAGTCACCATTGATAAAGCTCCTAAAGTGGATGGATTGCCTTCATCTGAGCCTGACATGTCCGCTGCTGATGCTGTGGCTCTGCTGCTGAAGCACAAACGGGGGTGCTTTGCTATGGATGATGGACTGGAGCAAAACAGACAATTGCAGAGTGAAGGCCAAGCAGGGAAGGAGATGTCGCAGTCTAAACGTGTGCTTGGACCTTCAAGACCTGCTTTTCTTGATAGTAGCCCAGATTATGAATCATGGATGCCTCCAGAAG GACAAACTGGTGATGGACGCACCTCATTGAATGACCGCTTGGGTTATTGA